The following are from one region of the Rhizobium sullae genome:
- a CDS encoding DUF899 domain-containing protein → MQNQVVSREQWLEARRALLLKEKEETHLRDRINAERLAMPWVTVDKDYVFDTPHGKKSLSDLFDGRSQLMIYHFMLGPDWEAGCPGCSFLSDHVDGALPHLNHHDVTWVAVSRAPLAKIEAYKKRMGWKFPWVSSFGSDFNFDYHVSFTKEDLAKDKVFYNFTAIDPAEAHDELPGISSFYKNEKGEIFHTYSSYARGPEELIGTLMILDRAPKGRNENGTMDFVKRHDEYEDAPKTQSRH, encoded by the coding sequence ATGCAGAATCAAGTCGTTTCCCGTGAACAATGGCTCGAAGCCCGCCGTGCGCTTCTTCTGAAGGAGAAAGAAGAAACGCATCTCAGAGACAGGATCAATGCCGAGCGCCTGGCCATGCCCTGGGTCACGGTCGACAAGGACTATGTCTTCGACACGCCGCATGGAAAGAAAAGCCTTTCCGATCTCTTCGATGGCCGCAGTCAGCTGATGATCTACCACTTCATGCTCGGTCCCGATTGGGAGGCCGGCTGCCCCGGCTGCTCGTTCCTCTCAGACCACGTGGATGGCGCGCTGCCGCATCTCAACCATCACGACGTCACCTGGGTCGCGGTTTCGCGCGCGCCGCTTGCCAAGATCGAGGCCTACAAGAAGCGCATGGGCTGGAAATTCCCGTGGGTCTCGTCCTTCGGCAGCGATTTCAATTTCGACTACCACGTCTCCTTCACCAAGGAAGATCTCGCCAAGGACAAGGTCTTCTATAATTTCACGGCGATCGATCCCGCCGAGGCCCATGACGAACTGCCGGGCATCAGCTCCTTTTACAAGAACGAGAAGGGTGAAATCTTCCACACCTACTCTAGCTACGCTCGTGGGCCGGAGGAGTTGATCGGCACGTTGATGATCCTCGACCGCGCGCCGAAAGGCCGAAACGAAAACGGCACGATGGATTTCGTCAAGCGCCACGACGAATACGAGGATGCTCCGAAGACGCAATCCCGTCACTGA
- a CDS encoding DUF1579 domain-containing protein, producing MMEKAQVLEEHRFLEKLVGVWDVTAPEMSGDQQWTEIVRSLHGIWFVAEGNGEMPGGGAATTMLTLGYNATKGKYVGTWIGSMMDHLWVYEGDASPDGKVLSLYTRGPDFENKGAEQDYREQIIFIDDDHRTFNSAAKQPDGSWKQFMEAHYTRKP from the coding sequence ATGATGGAAAAAGCACAAGTGCTGGAGGAGCATCGCTTCCTCGAAAAGCTGGTGGGCGTATGGGATGTCACCGCGCCCGAAATGAGCGGTGACCAGCAATGGACAGAGATCGTGCGGTCGCTGCACGGCATCTGGTTCGTGGCCGAAGGCAACGGCGAAATGCCGGGCGGAGGTGCCGCCACCACCATGCTCACCCTCGGCTACAATGCCACCAAGGGTAAATATGTCGGCACTTGGATCGGCTCGATGATGGACCATCTGTGGGTCTATGAAGGCGATGCCTCGCCGGACGGCAAGGTGCTCAGCCTCTACACCCGCGGCCCCGATTTCGAGAACAAAGGTGCCGAACAGGATTACCGCGAGCAGATCATCTTCATCGACGACGATCACCGCACGTTCAACTCGGCGGCCAAGCAGCCGGACGGCAGTTGGAAGCAGTTCATGGAGGCGCATTACACGCGCAAGCCGTGA
- a CDS encoding VOC family protein, with amino-acid sequence MASDTHGKFIWCELMTPDTAAAEKFYGSVVGWTTKEMTIGEMPPYTIFEADGRGVAGMMTFPAELEGQGIPPNWTGYVCVDDVDQTAKDYEANGGQVRRPPEDIPTIGRFAIVADPHGAVLGIMTPLPMENPQPELPMNTPGHIGWHELMGGNMEEAFAFYSKIFGWTKDHDFDMGEMGAYRIFAEHGKQIGGMMTKPANVPMCYWGYYFNVPAIDSAIERVNAGGGKIVVGPMEVPGGSWIINATDPQGAFFCLVAPGR; translated from the coding sequence ATGGCTTCCGATACACATGGAAAATTCATCTGGTGCGAACTGATGACGCCCGACACCGCGGCGGCTGAAAAATTCTACGGCTCGGTCGTCGGCTGGACGACGAAGGAGATGACGATAGGGGAGATGCCTCCCTACACCATCTTCGAGGCGGACGGCCGCGGCGTTGCCGGCATGATGACGTTCCCGGCCGAACTCGAAGGGCAGGGCATTCCGCCAAATTGGACGGGCTATGTCTGCGTTGACGACGTCGACCAGACGGCGAAGGATTACGAGGCAAACGGCGGCCAGGTGCGCCGCCCGCCGGAAGATATCCCGACGATCGGCCGCTTCGCCATCGTTGCCGACCCGCATGGCGCCGTCCTCGGCATCATGACGCCGCTGCCGATGGAAAACCCGCAGCCGGAACTGCCCATGAATACGCCCGGCCATATCGGCTGGCACGAACTGATGGGCGGCAACATGGAGGAAGCCTTCGCCTTCTATTCGAAGATATTCGGCTGGACCAAGGACCACGATTTCGACATGGGCGAGATGGGCGCCTATCGCATCTTCGCCGAACATGGGAAGCAGATCGGCGGCATGATGACCAAACCCGCCAATGTGCCGATGTGCTATTGGGGCTATTACTTCAACGTGCCTGCGATCGACAGCGCCATCGAACGCGTCAATGCGGGCGGCGGTAAGATAGTCGTCGGTCCCATGGAAGTGCCCGGCGGCAGCTGGATCATCAATGCGACGGACCCGCAGGGCGCCTTCTTCTGCCTCGTGGCGCCGGGCCGCTGA